The Punica granatum isolate Tunisia-2019 chromosome 4, ASM765513v2, whole genome shotgun sequence sequence TAGGTTATAAACAAGTTATACAGATAAAAGACAAGTATCGAAGTGGAGCTCACGCCAGACCTGATAATTGCGGAATAAGAAAGGCTGAGCTGGCATCATGCTCACCAAAGTTGAAACTATGAAAACTTTGGGAATGTTTTTCACTGCAGACTCTATTAAAAGATCTCCATCTTCATCAGTGCACATTTCTCTCAACAGCCTCTCGAATTGATCTGCACTATGCTGTAAAATAAACTGTTAGACTTGCCTTGTCAGAATTGAAAGAAACTAAAGTTCAGCATGAACATGACATGAAAACAGTTCTATGTTTTAATATATGTTCAGGTACCCGAGAGTTGTCATAAGGATCAATGTACTGACTTAACAAATCCAAGAATCATATAACAAAGTAACCACCATGTTACTTAGACATTCAAGACCAAATTGTATTGATTAAAGAAAAGTTTAAATACTAACTGCTTATAGATTTTTCAGATCCATCCAGATAGAACCCCAGTCCCACAATATGTACAAAAGAGTTCCTAGAAAAGTAAATGACTAGAGAATATGAGCATACTTACTTTAGAGCCATGCACGACAACTCTAAAACTTTGGGATGAACTTTTGTAGAGCTGATCCAACTTTTCTCGCCAACTGGCAGCTTCATTGTCCTTTGGCACAGGATCAGCGAATACCAGTTTGCCTAGGGCACAACAAATCAATAGGCAACTGTTATCAATTAAGACAAtacttaataatatatacttctAAGGATGGGGTGTCGTGTATGCTCACCAAGGTTTTTATATATCTCTTCACACTGCTCCAGGGTCATTAGCTTGATAGCAAGGGCAACAGCAAGCATTCCTCCAGTTGATGTGCCACATATCAGATCAAACAATTCATGTATCCGCTTTCCCGTACCCTTCTCAATTTCTTTAAGCATTTGAACAGTAGCCAGACCTTTCATGCCACCTCCATCCATTGCAAGAATGCGCAATCCTTGTTTTGAAACTGGTCTACCCCTTATGGAACGCCGTAGGTTTTCATTCTCTCCTACACACCCAAACAATATCAGCTTCATATTGTTTCACAAGAAAGAAGGAATTGAAGGTGAAACTAAATACAGGGTGTTGATACGAACCAAGAATTGCTAAAGCCCGAGCAGCTGCTTTATTTACACGTGGTACAGGTGTAACAGTTAGCCGTAATAGTAGTTCGCGCAAGCTTTCAGAAGTAACCAGAACTCGACGATTCTCTAAGCAAAACCCCAAATTTCCAACCGCTAGCAAAGCTAGCCTTTGCACCTagtttaagaaaatatataatcataaGTTAATCCATTACAGAAAGTAATATAACTCATAATCTGTAGCCAGGAACTTACCTCAGGATCTTTATGAGCACACAATGattttaatgattttaatACATCCTTGGTCAACATCTTCTGTGATACGGTATCAGAAGTAAACGCTAAACTTATGACTACTTGCAAGACAGATATCACTTCTTCAGCCATGAAAGATCTCAATACGGTTTCAATTGGTTTCATAATGTCACATTTCATCAACTGCAGTGCCACAGTAACATCCGCGGCAAGAGATGAAAGAGCAGAGCATGCTTGCTCAACCTGCAGGAAGGAAAAATAGTTAAAAGTTTGATGCAGTCATGAAATCGGGGAATATTCTGACAAAGCGGCCGAGGACATACCACATGTCGATTGTCACTACTGATCATGCTTATTAGCTGTCTCACAGCATTCTCATCTTTACCAACAAAAATGCGGTTTCCCTGGTCTTGCATTATCTTTGAGAGTGCAGATGCTAGTAAAGGGTGATGGCAAGAAGAAAAGCGGAATATAAGTGAGAAAAATGCACTTAGCTTGTGCCTAGATGCAACAAAGTAAGAACTGTTTTCCATCTGCAATCACCCATGAAACAAATGTAGGATTTTAAACAGTGTTTTTCAGCGAAGGGAAAATAAAGTCAACAATGCTTCAATTTTTCAAGCAGGACTGTTACCTCTATCTGTACATTCACAGATCTCAGATTCTCATCAGCCACAATTCTAATATTAGCAAGAGATAAGTGGCGTAATTTGTGTAGGGGCAGAATTTCAGGAAGGAATTCCAGAGGATTTCCAAACAGCCGAAGAACTCTCAACTCAGCCATAGCCCTACAGTTAAGTTAAAAGCACCATCACACCAATATTTTGAAGATAGGGGGAGAATACATGTTTGCCATGTTTCTTCAAGCatcaaataaaagaatagCATTGAGTAAGGCGACCTGAAATCAAGAAGAGGTCGGACAAGCTTATTGTGTTCTAACGACAATTCCACCAGTTCAACGCACTGTCGAAGTTCCACTGCTCGTAATTTACAATGAATATCATTGATTAATTTGCAGAAGATCACCTTAAGAATCTGAAATAGAATCTGCTTATCCTATGTAAGAGACATCTACTAGTCATAAGTGAGAACACAATCCAGATACAAAGTAGTTCATAGCTCACCAGGAACGGAAACCAGCATATTATTGTCAACCCTCAGAACCTTCAGATTCTTTAAATCCCCAAGTTCAGGTGGCAATACGGAAAGCTTATTGTTATCAAGATACAGCTTCTCAAGGTGAGGCAATCGAGTTATCTCTACAGGGAGTACCTGTCAATGATGAAGGATGACAACCAAAAGGAGTCAATTCCTCACCTTCAAACATCTTACGATTGACCTATACAAACAAACTATCAGATCTCTCCATCTTGAGCCATAATGCATTAAAACATTGGTCTCTTGTTTGACATTCGGGGGGGTTGGGGGGAATTTCTTCTCAGTCAAGCAAGTCATTCCCATTAAAATTTGCCCGACTTTGAAGCATGATGAAGGTAGGACAGATAAAATCACAGCAGGTTCTCGACCCAAAGGTCCCATTTGGTATGCAGGAGCATTCCATCCTTCCACTCCATCTTCTCTTTTGGCATCACTCGTGTAAGTTTGGGAAGGACATTCCCTCATGATAACATgccttttttaatttgatcGGATGAATATTCcctcaaaaaaagaaaagcaatgGTCATTACCTCATTTCGACTACTTTTTGTGCAAGTATCATATatcttcttttaatttcatatatctaagaatatatatcatatagaaTGATATCTTGGTAAATAagtctaatattataattatgttCCTTCATATTAATATGTTCAACAAAGAGATTTATTTCTCTCAATACCATCGCATTCATTCTAAAATAacattccattccattcctttCTCCACATAGAATAAAACAATTGAAAGAGTATAATGAAACCCATCTGGCCTCTTCACGCAAACCGGCGGCTAAGACATCATCAACTCTCAAGCATTCTCATTTGATGACCAAGTTCCTATATCCTAATGAAAGCACATAAACGAATCCCATTCccaatgaatatatatacagatataATTAGGATCTATTCCTCGAATTTTTACATATTCCGATTTCCAATCAGATGAtgagaagaagatgaataCTGACCGTCAAGCCGCAGCTACTGAGGCTGATCGCAGTGACAGTCCTCCAGTGCTCTCCACAGCCCACATTGCCCTCTCCACTGGCTGCCGAATCAACAAAATTCCACCGCAAGAGCCTCGTAAGCACCCCCATCCCATCGTTCTGCTGACCCGAGCCCGCGGACTTGCTCATAACCACCGCTTTAAGCGGCTCTCTCCTCCTCACCACCTTCATTTCCACGCCGACATTCTCATCCTCCTCCTGACAGTTGAGCTCCAGCACCACAGTATCCTGCGGCATGGGCATCGCCACCATCAGCTGCGACTGCAGCCTCAAGGCCACCTGGTCCTCGTCATCGCCGGCCGTCCAATCGAGGTCGATCCTGCATCCCGGGTCCTGATCTCGCGGGGACAGTGAACTCAGCGAAGAATTCGACGAGGTCGACGTCTCCGAGGACACCGACGTCCGATTAGCGATCTCGATGGGGGTAGGATCGTCCGTACCGAAAGTCAGAGTCAGGCGGAACACCTCGGACGGCCTCTTCCACCCCAGTCCCCACGACATTGTGACGGAAATGCCGTTCCTACAAGAAATCTCAGTGCCTCATCGCCTGATCCGACGCTCACCGATCGAACTGAACCACGGCGCATGCCATCAGCGATGAACTGCAGCCCATTACCGGTCAGAGAAGCCGGAGGGAGCAGCACGGAGACGAAGCTCGGAAAGGGTTAGGGTTTTAGGGAGAAAGGAGGACATGACATGGAAGGTCCATTGCGCGAGGAGATGAAACTGAAGAGAGTCCGTCTGCTAACAGATATCGGAGCTCGCtagagaagagaaggaagaaggaaaaactGAAACAAGAGAgttgtttttgttttattatttcagCCGTCGCGGGGGGTATGCGGCTGATACGACGCAGTTTTGAGGGTCTCCGGGCAAGAAGTTGAACGGTGCCTCTTGATGTCGTTTTTGGCATATGCTTGAAGCTGCTTTCGTGTCGTCGTCGCCGATTAATAACGGGAATGACGACGGCAAGATCCCGTGTTCTCGACACGTATGGTATGGAGGGTTCCTTTGGCATTTGGGTATCCGCGCTCTTCATCATGATTCAGAGTTCAATTCTCCTTGAAATTAGAAAGTTGAAAAATCAAACTGAAACctgtttgaaattttttttttaaatggttTGATTTTGGTctaatttttcctaaaatacTTGGTTTAGATTTGTATTTTGGTTtcaaagattttaaaaaagtaaaaaaaaaaaaccaaaagcGAATATGCATATGTAAGTAAATTTTCCGTGACCATACCCATACCTACATTAGGGTTTTATTTGGATATGTTACAAGTTTGTTTgatttgtaaaaattattttaactttactccacttattttcaattcaacaacacaatcattactttttcgaAAATTCAGCAAcgcaatcattatttttttccaattatctattattttttcacattttttctcataattcaacaacacaattattacaaactaattaaaattaaaattaaccaattaaaatcaaaatccaactctaaaaccaaacacacttactatattaatttatatactttttatttttcatgtatttatttattaaattatgattAGGTTTATCTGAATATGTAAGGTATATAATTCTTTATATTAGaaaacttttatttaatttatttagatttgAAAGTGTTACTAAGGTTATTAGGGTGCAATACCCACGCGATACTGCGAGTCagataattttttcatcaatcTCTTACTTTGTCATAATAGTTTATGCAATAACTAATACATAATATAACTAAACTAATGATTTTATCAATGTGAGTTAGGTTTTTGAAGTGATTCTGCTCTTATTCTGCTTCACTAAGATCTCATGTGCGAGTCTTGTGATTAGAGACGATcgagagagttttatccctaaATAAGTTGACTTAactcaaatataaattaattggatccattggactttcgaatatcaagtgttcaaaaaaaagagatatttatacacaaattcaataaaaaatcaaaagtattaaaaaagaaagaaagatgaagGATGGGTAAATGTTAACTCTATGAAAATAAAGTTATTCAATATCTTTTATGTGTTTATTTGGAATTAGATTCTCGAGTTTATGTTAGTTTTGGTAGGTTTATAGTCTAATTAACATTCATTTGCATTTTGATAGGATTTTAGAGTTTTAAGTGTTTTTAGGTATTTCGGGAGTTAGTTAATGAATCGAGATTTTTGCAGCATCTAAGTTTTTGGTATTTTGAATAGGTTAAACTGGGGCTAAAATGGTCCAAATTACATATCAATGGAAAGCCCGTCGAGTTAGGAGCGTAGCAGTTCTAACAGTTCGTCAATCGTATTTCGGATGAGAAAGATATGATCGATCGAAGTTTAGTGCTCGATCAGAAATTACTGACCCCTTACAGCCCTAGCCATGAAATTGAAAAGCTGCAGCCCTCCGAATCAGCCCGCACCGAATCAAGTATGCCTTGTTTCGGGATCTATCTCTAGATCTCAAGGATTTCAATAAGAGGAAACATCTAAAgagatattttatattattatcaaaGATAGGAAATCTAATTAGGATGATTAAATTAGGTAACTACATCTTCTAGATGAGGAGATCCTCGGAGATTTTGTGAAGGTAttgtttttcacatttttaacCTAGGAATTAGGGGTTGAATGCGAAAACACACAGAGAAGGGAGAGACATGAGCTTTGGGAGCAAGCTTGAGGTGGAGAATGAGATCGTGGTGATGGCAATTCGAGTTAGAAAATTGTCTACATCATTCTTTCTCGTTTTTCTTCCAATCCTTGTTatcatttttatgttttctcgTAGGGGTTAGATCTTTATCATTACGATCATGAGTTAAACTCCCTTATGTAGGGCTTCGATGGAACCTAGTACTTTTGTATAGAATTGTGATTTGTCTTATCTATGCTCGTtgaattcaattgaattatttatctttttcttgcaCTTAATGTTTTCAATTGATTGATCACCAGTTGAATTCATCAGGAAATTTAGATGAGCTTGGGATAGGATTCTAGGTTAAGTCGTGCATAGGATAGCTCAAGATTAGTTTGGGTTAGAAAACTGACTAATTCATGTGAGGGATAGGAATTATAGGGAAAGATAGCCATAGATAACAAGTCATTAATTGTATATAAAACCCCTTAAAAATTGCATAATTCTTTACAACTTGTTTGAACTGCCTAGGAGACTCAAATCTCAAGccttcaataaattgaatattaGCCATATCACAGTTGGGATTAAACACATTAAACCTTACCCTTCCACTGTTGTCACCCTCGTCTTCAGAGCTCACGGGAGTGACAATCTCATCATCTGAGTCAGTATCACTAACATGCTTAGAAGTAGCAGGGACATTTTCCCTAATTATTGTTCCTCATTGTGATTCACCTTGCCTCATGCTCTTATCAATTTGGCATTGTCTTCTACATGCTCTTCTTTTATGCATTCCAGTTATGTATCATCATTATATTCCCCACTCTCTACTTCTCCATCACTCGAATTACCATCACCAGTTTCTTCATTAGCATAatcaacatcatcatcattacaATTGTTATGCCCTGCTTCATGCTCATCAATATGCCCTGCTTGATGGTCATCTATATGTCCCGcttcatcatcatctataTGCCATATTTCATGCTCATCTATATGGTGTGCTTCAAGATCATTAACATGCACTATTTCATCCTTCTTTTCAGCCTCAACAAAAACATCTACAATCCCATGTTTCAACTAACTCAATCATATCACGTACTTCATGATCTATCTGCATCTCACACAATCCAGTCTTTAAACTACGCTTTGGAATAGCATACCACATAAAATTAGGGGGCTTGTAGCCTATCTCATCAAGTAAAGTCATAAGCTCGACCCAACACATTTTGTCAGGGTCCTATGTCGAAATCGCGACTTTACCTCACATATATCTCGTGTGAGGTCTCATCACCATATTCTGATTGGCTACCAGTTGAATTGATCCGGAAATTTAGATGAGCTCAGGAGAAGATTCTAGGTTAAGCGTGGATAGGATAGCCTAAGATTAGTTTGAGTTGGAAAATCAACTAATTCGTGTGAAAGATAGGAATATATCCGAACACCTTAGATACCCAGTTAGGATTGATAGTTAATGGGTTCCTGCTTATTAATTGCCTATGAATAGAGTAGTTAATTCGATATAGGGAATGCATTTATGCAACGTTTGGAAGAAATGCATAAATATTATAGAACCCTATATTAGTAATTCGGGAATCTGATAGAATATAGAGAGAATgattgattttgtatgaggtACTAGGGAAAATTGAAAATCCTAGGTTCATCTCTATTGATTTCACTCGTGTTTATCTTGTTACTTTAGTTAAGTTCTTAGATTTAGTCTTAACTACTTTTCTGGAATCGATTGTCTGGATAAAAACTAGTTGTTATAATTTCGGTACTCAGTGAGATTTAGACTAGTCTCTATGGGATAATACTCTTATTCACTCTGATGCGAACCCCGTTGAACCCGTCGCGGAACCCAGCAACAATAATATGGAATCAAATCTCGGATCATCCAAGATAGAGATTTCTAagagtggaatattgaccccGTAGCTATGTAGAgttagaaaccaatattatacgAAGTTTAAGAACTACAAGTAATCGACATGCAACCCTTGAAGCATAAGTTCAACAAGAATaatttggagaatatctctcacacCAGTTAGAAAATGACAGAAAGTTGTGAATAATAACCTAAGGAAGAGCTTATAATGTTCTTGTAATCTGAAGACAACTAAGGAAAGCACAAGTTCCTAACataggaaaagagaaaaacgTTGAataaatcaaccaacaagagTGGTCATTAATGTTTGGTTGAAAATTCGGCCAAATGTTGGTGGTCGTCTTCTAGAAAGcattccaaccagatttgaGGTAGTTGTGGTCATCCTTTAATGCCCCGATGTATACTGATGAGGTCCAGCACTTTTGATGATCAAAATCAGTCCTGAGTCGACTTGTTCGTCTCTCAAACTGCGTGCCTCTTCCCGAATATTCGTCCATAAGTTCTACAAGGCTTgctccaatttcttggcacgTGTTCTGGTGATCGGTCCAGTAGAAATATGCAACTTGTCCTCATGCTCGGAGTCTGGCTCAACCCTATCATTCCCCccttcttcaaaaggattcgtcctcgaatctacGCCCAcgtcaaagggagaaagatcagaaacattaaatgCAGAACTCACTTGATACTCACCTGGCAAATCGAACTTGTATGCATTGTCATTAATCTTTTCTAAGacttgaaatggtccatctcctcgTGGATTCAGCTTTGATTTCCTTTGGcttggaaacctctccttCCTGATAtgaacccaaacccaatctcccgGTTCGAAAGTGACATGCTTTGTTCCATTGTTGGCTTAAGTGGCAGCTTTCTCGTTCTTGTGCAAGATGTGGTTCCTTGCCTCTTCATGGATTTTCTTCACCAATTCTGCCTTATGCTTTCCATCAAGGCTAATAATCTCACTAATAGGCAATGGAGTTTAATCCAATGTGGTTAGTGGATTAAagccataaacaacctcaaagggagaaaacttagtagaagaatgcatTGCCCGATTATATGTAAACTCaatgaatggaatgcaatcttcccaaatTTTAAAGTTCTTTTTAATAACAGCTTGCAGCAAAGTTCCTAAGGTTCGATTCACAACCTCTGTTtgcccatcagtttgtgggtggcaAGTGGTAAAAAACAATAGCTTTGTTCCCAATTTACCCCACAAAACACGCTTAAAGTGACTTAGGAACTTAACATCACGATCACTTACAATGGTTCTAGGAATGTCATGCAAACGCACtacttccctaaagaaaagattcgccacatgagtagcatcatcCGTCTTCTTacaaggaataaaatgagccatctttgAAAAATGATCTACTactacaaagatagaatccTTACCATTCTTAGTCCTAGgcaaacccaaaacaaaatccattgataCATCAGTCCATGGATGACTAAGAACGGGAAAAAgcatgtaaagtccatgaGGTTGAATCTTAGATTTAGCTTTCTTACATGTGACATACCTAAGACAGATCCTCTCAACATCTTGCTTCATATGTGGCCGAAAGAAACGCTCTATCAAAACATCTAAGGTCTTATCCACACCAAAATGCCCCATTAAACCTCCCCCATGGGCTTCCCTAACAAGCAACTATCGCATGGAACTTTGTGGAATACATAGCTTGTTCTCACGAAACAAATACCCCTCATGCCTATAAAACTTGTCAAATGCCCATTTTTCACATTCAGAAAAGActtctttaaaatcatgatcatACAAGTATAATTCTTTGATATATTCAAATTCCAAAAGCTTGGCATCAAGAGTTGAGATAAGAGTATACCTGTGGGATAAGGCATCGGCCACTACATTTTCTTTACCTTTCTTATATTAGATCACATAGGGAAACATCTCGATGAACTCGATCCAACGTGTGTGCCTTCGGTTCAACTTGCTTTAACCCTTTAAATGCTTCAAGTACTCATGGTCGgtgtgaatgatgaactccttggacCACAAGTAATGCTACCATGTCTCCAAAGCCCTCACCAAAACATAGAGCTCATTGTCGTATGTGGAGTAGTTCAACGAAGCCCCGTTGAGCTTCtcactgaagtaagcaatagGCTTCTTCTCTTGCATAAGGACGGCACCTATACCAATAccggaagcatcacattcgatttcaaaaggtTTAGAAAAGTCCGGTAAAATCAGTAAAGGAGCTGAACTTAGCTTTTCGTTCAAGGTATTGAATGCCTTCTCTTGCTCCTTGCCCCATCTAAAGCCAACTTCCTTCTTGATGATCTCGGTCAAAGGAGTAGCTATAGTGCTAAAATTGTGCATAAATCTTCGATAGAATCTAGCAAGGCCATGGAAGCTTCGGACCTCAGCAATGGTAGTGGGTGTAGGCCATTCTTGGATTGCTTTCGCCTTCTCTTCATTCACTTCCACACCCTTGGAACTTACaacaaaaccaagaaaaacaacacTTTCCAAGAAAAATTCACACCTCTTAAGGTTAGCATACAACTTCTCCTGCCTCAGCACCTCAAGAACACACCTCAAATGATCCATATGATCATGCTCAGTCTTGGTATAAATCAGAACatcatcaaagtaaacaacaACAAATTTTCTAATGTAAGCACGCAAGACATGATTCATAAGGCGCATAAACGTGCTGGGTACATTAGTCAATCCAAATGGCATCACTAACCACTCATACAATCTACTCTTGGTTTTAAATGTTGTTTTTCACTCGTCTCCTTCTTTCATGTGAATTTGATGGTACCCACTattcaaatcaatcttagaaaatatagtGGAACCATGTAAttcatcaagcatatcatccaATCGAGGAATAGGATAgtgatactttaccgttatctTATTCACAGCTcgacaatccacacacatccTCCATGAGCCATCTTTCTTGGGAACTAGCAACACGGGCACAGAGCATGGACTCATGCTTTCTCGAACATAGCCCTTGGTCAGCAGCTCATCAACTTGCTTTTGGAGTTCCTTTGCTTTTTCGGGACTATACTAATATGCTAGCCGGTTTGGAATGGGTACTCTCGGGatgaaatcaatttgatgttcgatCCCACGGATTGGTGGCAATCCCGGTGGCATCTCATCAGGAAATACATCAtcaaactcctgcaaaagagaaaccaCAACACTAGGCAAAGATGAGTTAAACTTAGTAGATAAATAGGCCTCTTTGTACAAGAAAAATATCATTGGCCTTTCATCCTTACTAACACTCTCcaactctctttcttttgtgaAGAAACTCATTTTCTTccactcttttcttttcatggcCAAACTCTcgcatttttctttctttttactcTCTTTCCCACTTTTCTGTCGAATTTCTTTCCTCccatttttactttctttttcttttggtttagCCACTCTCTTACTTTCTTTTGAACTCTCAGCACTGGACTTCTTGATTTGGAGTTGCTCTTCGAACACTTGATGTGGTGGCAGCGGGGCAAGTGTTATGCTTCGaccatccttgatgaagctATATCAATTCTTGTACCTGTCATGTGTAGTCCTTcgatcaaattgccatggcctCCTGAGTAACAAATGACTGGCTATCATAGGAACTATATCACACAAAACTTCATCATGGTACTTCCCAATAGAAAATGAGATCAACACTTGTTTTGTCACCTTCAATTCACCACTCTCATTCAGCCACTAAAGCCTATATGGCCTCTGATACTTTTGAGTGCTCAAATCAAGCTTCTCCACCATCAGCTTGCTTgacacatatatgtattagcatggataaatatatatctatgtatgTATGACTACACACACGTATATTTTTATATCTATTGTAAGCAAACCCTTAGCCTTATTTATAGGCATTTGGGGAATGCTTTTGCTGGAGATTGACCAGTGTGGGATTAAACAAATTAAGCCTCCCAAATAACATGTGTTCATGCACATGTCCATCCAAATGTCATCATATATATCGTGTATCAATCTGAtccaatttatataataaatcgggtctaattaatcggcaaatttaatctcattaaatatccgattaatcggtcgcaccttaaatcatctaatctctattagacgattttatttgtttcaaaatatctcgttaatttagtcgtagtgtgtgaccctgtaggttcccaattatgttgacagtaatatcgaaatctctatttcaatatcacaaatagtgagcggcatctagcaatgtatcgctgttactcaagtaatcggaaagtcaatttctcgacgaaccttgtgacttacgttaccgtgtaatataatccctttgtcctctatatctctattgagcccaaggcatggtcgatgacatccttgtatggctcaatatctctctttcttggtttaccgggtaagtctatcagaacaaatgagttcgataacgctatatcgactcatttgggtatgcatacacttttagacttaactaCCAAGTgaccgtgagatatcgctcccgtttcgtaggagggacaaatcctatattgatcactcacattcctctccatgctctgtggtatacctaataactgtctttataaccagcctgttacagTGGTGTTTGAcggtatcaaagtatatgacattacatgtaggaatccatggtgacctcaagtcaaaggaccattacactatagtcactttgagatatgctaatgacagttacgtaacaacccatgtagcaatctcatg is a genomic window containing:
- the LOC116203351 gene encoding phospholipase A I isoform X2 — protein: MSWGLGWKRPSEVFRLTLTFGTDDPTPIEIANRTSVSSETSTSSNSSLSSLSPRDQDPGCRIDLDWTAGDDEDQVALRLQSQLMVAMPMPQDTVVLELNCQEEDENVGVEMKVVRRREPLKAVVMSKSAGSGQQNDGMGVLTRLLRWNFVDSAASGEGNVGCGEHWRTVTAISLSSCGLTVLPVEITRLPHLEKLYLDNNKLSVLPPELGDLKNLKVLRVDNNMLVSVPVELRQCVELVELSLEHNKLVRPLLDFRAMAELRVLRLFGNPLEFLPEILPLHKLRHLSLANIRIVADENLRSVNVQIEMENSSYFVASRHKLSAFFSLIFRFSSCHHPLLASALSKIMQDQGNRIFVGKDENAVRQLISMISSDNRHVVEQACSALSSLAADVTVALQLMKCDIMKPIETVLRSFMAEEVISVLQVVISLAFTSDTVSQKMLTKDVLKSLKSLCAHKDPEVQRLALLAVGNLGFCLENRRVLVTSESLRELLLRLTVTPVPRVNKAAARALAILGENENLRRSIRGRPVSKQGLRILAMDGGGMKGLATVQMLKEIEKGTGKRIHELFDLICGTSTGGMLAVALAIKLMTLEQCEEIYKNLGKLVFADPVPKDNEAASWREKLDQLYKSSSQSFRVVVHGSKHSADQFERLLREMCTDEDGDLLIESAVKNIPKVFIVSTLVSMMPAQPFLFRNYQYPVGTPEVPLATAESSGITTLASPTASAQVGYKRSAFIGSCKHHVWQAIRASSAAPYYLDDFSDDIHRWQDGAIVANNPTVFAIREAQLLWPDTKIDCLVSLGCGSVPAKVRKGGWRYLDTGQVLIESACSVDRVEEALSTLLPMLPEIQYYRFNPVDERCGMELDETDPAVWLKLEAATEEYIQSNSEAFKSACERLIMPFQLDDRFSETSKPQHHPKAALSTSGPSLGWRRNVLLLEASNSPYSGRTVHHARALESFCSSNTIRLSSGHDIFGASKAAPPTAFPTPFTSPMFTGSFPSSPLIYSPDLSHQRIGRIDLVPPLSLDGKPVMSPPKSPSGPRELSIPVRALHEKLQNSPQVGIIHLALQTDSSGLILSWQNDVFVVAEPGELADRFLQSVKMSLLSMVRSHQRKAVSQLSNISNVADLVAIRPYFQIGCVAHRYIGRQTQVMEDDQEIAAYMFRRTVPSMHLTADDVRWMVGAWRDRIIICTGMYGPAPTLIKAFLDSGAKAVISPSTDPPPESHLTAFQSGDFDYLENGRFEIGEEEVDEDEEAEPTSPMSDWEDSNPESSEDNHLPHKGFWDDDEAELSQFVCQLYDSMFREGASVEVALQHALASHRRVRYSCHLPSNH
- the LOC116203351 gene encoding phospholipase A I isoform X1; protein product: MSWGLGWKRPSEVFRLTLTFGTDDPTPIEIANRTSVSSETSTSSNSSLSSLSPRDQDPGCRIDLDWTAGDDEDQVALRLQSQLMVAMPMPQDTVVLELNCQEEDENVGVEMKVVRRREPLKAVVMSKSAGSGQQNDGMGVLTRLLRWNFVDSAASGEGNVGCGEHWRTVTAISLSSCGLTVLPVEITRLPHLEKLYLDNNKLSVLPPELGDLKNLKVLRVDNNMLVSVPVELRQCVELVELSLEHNKLVRPLLDFRAMAELRVLRLFGNPLEFLPEILPLHKLRHLSLANIRIVADENLRSVNVQIEMENSSYFVASRHKLSAFFSLIFRFSSCHHPLLASALSKIMQDQGNRIFVGKDENAVRQLISMISSDNRHVVEQACSALSSLAADVTVALQLMKCDIMKPIETVLRSFMAEEVISVLQVVISLAFTSDTVSQKMLTKDVLKSLKSLCAHKDPEVQRLALLAVGNLGFCLENRRVLVTSESLRELLLRLTVTPVPRVNKAAARALAILGENENLRRSIRGRPVSKQGLRILAMDGGGMKGLATVQMLKEIEKGTGKRIHELFDLICGTSTGGMLAVALAIKLMTLEQCEEIYKNLGKLVFADPVPKDNEAASWREKLDQLYKSSSQSFRVVVHGSKHSADQFERLLREMCTDEDGDLLIESAVKNIPKVFIVSTLVSMMPAQPFLFRNYQYPVGTPEVPLATAESSGITTLASPTASAQVGYKRSAFIGSCKHHVWQAIRASSAAPYYLDDFSDDIHRWQDGAIVANNPTVFAIREAQLLWPDTKIDCLVSLGCGSVPAKVRKGGWRYLDTGQVLIESACSVDRVEEALSTLLPMLPEIQYYRFNPDGKYSHIPLVDERCGMELDETDPAVWLKLEAATEEYIQSNSEAFKSACERLIMPFQLDDRFSETSKPQHHPKAALSTSGPSLGWRRNVLLLEASNSPYSGRTVHHARALESFCSSNTIRLSSGHDIFGASKAAPPTAFPTPFTSPMFTGSFPSSPLIYSPDLSHQRIGRIDLVPPLSLDGKPVMSPPKSPSGPRELSIPVRALHEKLQNSPQVGIIHLALQTDSSGLILSWQNDVFVVAEPGELADRFLQSVKMSLLSMVRSHQRKAVSQLSNISNVADLVAIRPYFQIGCVAHRYIGRQTQVMEDDQEIAAYMFRRTVPSMHLTADDVRWMVGAWRDRIIICTGMYGPAPTLIKAFLDSGAKAVISPSTDPPPESHLTAFQSGDFDYLENGRFEIGEEEVDEDEEAEPTSPMSDWEDSNPESSEDNHLPHKGFWDDDEAELSQFVCQLYDSMFREGASVEVALQHALASHRRVRYSCHLPSNH